The following coding sequences are from one Rutidosis leptorrhynchoides isolate AG116_Rl617_1_P2 chromosome 11, CSIRO_AGI_Rlap_v1, whole genome shotgun sequence window:
- the LOC139874306 gene encoding uncharacterized protein has product MEIEQHKTIWNSNDTDSDSIVSATVGRVMTTVLTARPTKLIDSISRLQSSPNPNNQLTLSLENSLRILHKFVRDGAETEQPVDEILIPIIEHSLRSKDMKYKNQEMIILNWLFQDEVLFEVLSQNFCDILMRKEDHHVALGWCILVRRLIDYDVTMSQLSVTGIKERYSGFLQKLCICSDHLLSLIERGSAVVDICLYSTLEGGFELPTRLSVAAADCIIALSVALTKKEVVSDGLENMKKSSRPNAVDGHKKVKPISSTSDFTKDIEMNLLLWNLLDQLILLVQRLIAWSKKSRPLHAKGLERVLKWVRETKRQYHSSQDQAGQQRVKTGILLLSSCWKHYGILLHLENHQHSKRHKELLDQYLAGIEYYARNSADNVGDKDAEIATINFFMSCLLLLLGRFTPKQFDTAMMEHRLDITRVVASQPYGYNYTWKTGRFGLGNGLKRFWVRMVQGSNGSDF; this is encoded by the exons ATGGAAATAGAACAACACAAAAccatatggaattcaaacgatacAGATTCGGATTCAATAGTTTCAGCCACAGTTGGCCGTGTAATGACAACAGTGCTCACCGCTAGACCTACAAAGCTAATTGACTCAATTTCACGCCTTCAATCATCCCCAAACCCTAATAATCAGCTAACTC TTTCATTAGAGAATTCGTTACGCATACTTCACAAGTTTGTTAGAGATGGAGCTGAAACTGAACAGCCAGTTGATGAGATTTTGATTCCTATCATTGAACAT TCGTTAAGAAGTAAGGATATGAAATACAAGAACCAGGAGATGATTATACTCAATTGGCTATTTCAAGATGAGGTTCTTTTTGAAGTGTTATCACAAAACTTTTGTGATATTTTGATGAGGAAGGAGGACCATCATGTTGCTTTGGGCTGGTGTATCCTTGTACGCAGACTCATAGATTATGATGTCACCATGAGTCAGCTTTCGGTAACCG GGATAAAAGAAAGGTACTCTGGGTTCTTGCAGAAACTTTGCATATGCAGCGATCATCTACTGTCTTTAATAGAAAGAGGGAG TGCAGTAGTTGATATTTGCCTTTATAGTACTTTGGAGGGTGGGTTTGAGTTACCTACTCGTCTTTCAGTTGCTGCTGCTGATTGTATTATAGCTCTTAGTGTGGCGTTGACAAAAAAGGAGGTCGTTTCTGATGGTTTAGAGAATATGAAAAAATCATCTAGACCTAATGCTGTTGATGGACATAAAAAAGTGAAGCCAATAAGTTCAACTTCGGACTTCACAAAGGATATTGAAATGAACTTGTTGCTTTGGAATCTTCTAGATCAGCTCATTTTACTTGTGCAGAGACTCATTGCT TGGAGCAAGAAAAGCCGGCCTTTGCATGCAAAAGGGTTGGAAAGAGTTTTAAAATGGGTGCGCGAGACCAAAAGGCAGTATCATTCATCTCAAGATCAGGCAG GTCAACAAAGGGTTAAAACTGGTATTTTGCTTCTCTCATCTTGTTGGAAACACTATGGCATTCTTCTGCACTTGGAAAATCATCAACATAGCAAGCGTCACAAAGAATTACTGGATCAGTACTTGGCTGGTATTGAG TATTATGCAAGGAACTCGGCAGATAACGTTGGTGATAAGGACGCTGAAATCGCAACGATAAATTTCTTTATGAGCTGTTTATTACTTCTTTTGGGGCGTTTTACTCCAAAGCAATTTGATACTGCAATGATGGAACACAGGCTAGATATTACCCGTGTTGTGGCATCACAG CCATATGGTTACAATTATACCTGGAAAACGGGTCGgttcggtttgggtaacgggttaAAGCGTTTTTGGGTTCGAATGGTTCAAGGGTCAAACGGGTCAGATTTTTAA